In a single window of the Melioribacteraceae bacterium genome:
- a CDS encoding pyridoxamine 5'-phosphate oxidase family protein translates to MYSEIANNIIKLTRFVAVIIIMLLALRTINAQETNQNMERDSIIIAAKEIISHVKYCALVTLDSNGTANVRTMNPFPPEEDMTVWMATNTKTRKYEEIKKNPAVTLYYANHASAEGYVTITGKAFLVDDYNEKLKRKRDYWEQSFPDWKYLVLIKIVPEKLEVINYKRKMMNEPNKWAVPSILFNND, encoded by the coding sequence ATGTATTCTGAAATTGCAAATAATATTATTAAGCTAACTCGCTTTGTTGCGGTAATTATAATTATGCTGTTAGCTTTGAGAACCATCAATGCCCAAGAAACTAATCAGAATATGGAACGTGATTCTATAATAATTGCAGCGAAGGAAATTATTAGTCATGTGAAATATTGTGCATTAGTTACACTAGATTCAAATGGTACAGCAAATGTACGAACGATGAATCCATTCCCACCCGAAGAAGATATGACTGTTTGGATGGCAACAAACACAAAAACGAGAAAGTATGAAGAGATAAAAAAGAATCCAGCTGTAACCCTTTATTACGCAAATCATGCTTCTGCTGAAGGGTATGTAACAATAACTGGCAAAGCATTTCTCGTGGATGATTATAATGAAAAACTTAAAAGAAAGAGAGATTATTGGGAGCAATCATTCCCCGATTGGAAATATTTAGTTCTCATTAAAATTGTGCCCGAAAAACTAGAAGTAATCAATTATAAGAGAAAAATGATGAATGAACCAAATAAGTGGGCAGTTCCATCAATATTATTTAATAATGACTAG
- a CDS encoding PAS domain S-box protein, whose product MYFNADYRNRKFPPIILIAAYTFLSLIGRNFALIELTEISFFWFAPGLAIFGLYLFGKKVVPFLLLSMISVYTYEFYIVNNFQLSTAIVVAIVPSLLELIQAYVALYYIKTKDLSNPFSDRRAFLMFVFFILLLPSIFTSWAWVIYFDSLIYSMPSVGTYLFQKIAMKTLSDAFGVFIIFSLFSLIKTNKYTNVKIGEIVKYIGFTLIFAIVSMISFFYFQFLAILIVPLLIAALLMSGIISLPINSLVILLTGIAAIQTGAGFWKSENNFNSIFIFFSLSLSLILTIAFIHSLLNEIKGSRVTDSSIETTEPKIEFSDSLKSFIQNSPLGIIAINNDDQIIKINSAAQKITGYLENEIRLGNLKLFIADESYSIIETMKSEHHKEASFQHIKLKNKSNDWKNVLASMTHVEYNGEIVLLLYFIDETENIKIQQNLDESIKLMDILLAHIPIYLFIKDNNDRTLVLSHQYEKMLGKPISELLNKTSHDLFPKELADKIKADDQEIFRKNILFEVEEELNGKHYFTKKMPIKLSDNKSILIGFTADITELKSTELELKKIQVQLEQLVSERTSELTSKIDELSVKEKELTESRNLLERRVQERTLLLNTKNDELVSEISLRKNIEESLRRSEAQLNFKLEAITSPNVELELEELIKAIDLEALEKLFNQFHSLTGYPISITDVNGNTRIRVGWVKACESFHRVNSKSCKNCTESDVYLTQPIGKSEIRIYKCKNNLWEAVTPIYLGDKHVLNLFFGQFFFNDEELDLSIFEQQSNLYGFDHDEYLKAVKEIRRFSRTEVEAAIKFYSVMADIICSTSLSNIKLAKILNDLKNKESELIRSRNRYEGLFKNSPISVWEQDYSEVVKYVQGIQKEGVTDLRDYLKQNKKYLLECTKLLKIVGVNNFTLKLFEATTEEELFSNFKRLIMPKSLNHFADSIINLYEGKRSFEGELELRTLKGKKINVEYFIAATPGREGQLDYVIVNMLDVTEKKETLNQLEAERKQLEVFFDTAVDLLCIADLDGKFVRLNKEWENVLGYSIEELVGKDFYSFIHPDDIDATIKATSVLKEGEMVLNFVSRYRCKDNSYRWIEWKSISNNNLIYAAARDITNSYNFNIELQRSESRYRELFETMAQGVIYQDEKGRIINANPAAQKLLGIKLEKMIADDIVEEWNNFINLDGSILSQEEHPAFLALQTGKQVTNKVLGVYNSEIMDWVWVMVNAIPQFREGVEKPYQVFSTLDNITELKMAQDSLMASEERYSLAQRAAQIGSWDWDILTNDVGWSNEIEGMFGFEPGGFDGRFETYINCIHPNDRPLMLNSIDQAMKGADFNVEVRIVWQNGEVHWINGTGDVVYNTDHIPIRMLGIVQDITARKLAENEVKANEEKFRRIFEDSPLGLIILSSDFSFLEVNSAFSKLLGYYTNELRSISLPSIIHPDDLNEILAGIKQLGERKIQQCRSELRYITRYGEIIWANFSVSILRNSDGTFRSFLAMISDISDRKKAEELLISAKNEAVQKSNELKELNATKDKFFSIIAHDLKNPFFYLLASSQFIKEEFNNLDENEKYEIVSRFHDGTGKIYKLLENLLQWSRMKLDRIEFKVEDITLSSIIKEELEDSELGTENKNITITKKYNDDITFKADRNMFRTVIRNLISNAIKFSHKGGEIIVSAKSEPNLFSFSVQDFGVGIPQNNLEKLFKIDGEVSTKGTNDEEGTGLGLILCKEFIDKHNGAIKVESEPKKGSTFTVSIPQN is encoded by the coding sequence ATGTATTTTAATGCAGATTACCGAAACAGAAAATTTCCACCAATTATTCTAATAGCTGCATATACTTTTTTATCTCTAATTGGCAGAAACTTTGCTTTAATAGAATTAACCGAAATCTCCTTTTTCTGGTTCGCGCCTGGATTAGCAATTTTTGGATTGTATTTATTCGGTAAAAAAGTTGTGCCTTTTTTGCTCCTATCAATGATTTCAGTCTACACTTATGAATTTTACATTGTAAACAATTTCCAACTCTCAACAGCAATTGTAGTAGCCATAGTACCATCACTACTTGAGCTTATTCAAGCATATGTGGCATTATATTATATTAAAACGAAAGATTTATCAAATCCATTTTCAGATCGAAGAGCATTTTTAATGTTCGTATTTTTTATTCTTCTTCTCCCCTCAATTTTTACATCGTGGGCGTGGGTTATTTACTTCGATTCCTTAATTTATTCGATGCCCAGCGTCGGTACTTATCTGTTTCAAAAAATAGCTATGAAGACTTTATCAGACGCATTCGGTGTTTTCATAATTTTTTCACTATTCAGCCTTATTAAAACAAATAAATATACTAATGTAAAAATTGGAGAAATTGTAAAATATATAGGCTTTACTTTAATATTTGCCATAGTCTCAATGATCTCATTTTTCTACTTTCAATTTTTGGCAATTTTAATAGTACCTTTATTGATAGCCGCACTACTAATGTCCGGGATAATATCACTACCAATAAATTCATTGGTTATTTTATTAACTGGTATAGCCGCTATACAAACCGGAGCTGGATTTTGGAAATCAGAAAATAATTTCAATTCCATTTTTATTTTCTTTTCACTATCCCTTTCACTGATATTGACTATAGCTTTTATTCATTCATTATTAAATGAAATTAAAGGAAGTAGAGTAACCGATTCATCAATTGAGACTACTGAACCAAAAATTGAATTTAGCGATTCACTAAAATCTTTTATTCAGAATTCTCCCCTTGGAATTATAGCCATTAATAATGATGACCAAATTATTAAGATTAATTCAGCCGCTCAAAAAATCACTGGCTACCTTGAAAATGAAATTAGGTTAGGTAATTTAAAATTATTTATCGCTGATGAATCCTACTCGATTATTGAGACAATGAAATCAGAGCATCATAAAGAAGCATCTTTTCAACATATTAAACTAAAAAATAAAAGTAATGATTGGAAAAATGTGCTGGCTTCAATGACGCATGTAGAATATAATGGAGAGATTGTTTTATTACTATATTTTATTGATGAAACGGAGAATATTAAGATCCAACAAAACTTGGATGAATCTATTAAGTTGATGGATATTCTCCTCGCTCATATCCCTATTTATCTTTTTATAAAGGATAATAACGACCGCACATTAGTCCTTAGTCATCAGTATGAAAAAATGCTTGGTAAACCAATTTCTGAATTACTAAATAAAACTAGTCATGATTTATTCCCGAAAGAATTAGCCGATAAAATAAAAGCCGATGACCAGGAAATATTTAGGAAAAATATTCTTTTTGAAGTAGAAGAAGAATTAAATGGAAAACACTATTTCACGAAGAAAATGCCGATCAAGTTGAGCGATAATAAGTCAATATTAATAGGTTTTACTGCAGATATAACGGAATTAAAGAGTACTGAGCTAGAACTTAAAAAAATACAGGTTCAATTAGAGCAGTTAGTAAGCGAAAGGACTTCCGAACTCACAAGTAAGATTGATGAACTATCCGTTAAAGAAAAGGAATTAACTGAATCCAGAAACTTACTCGAAAGACGGGTACAAGAGAGAACATTATTATTAAATACTAAAAATGATGAGCTAGTAAGTGAAATATCTCTGAGGAAAAATATTGAAGAATCGCTCAGAAGAAGTGAAGCACAACTTAATTTTAAACTGGAAGCAATAACTTCGCCTAATGTTGAACTTGAATTGGAAGAGTTGATTAAAGCTATCGATCTTGAAGCATTAGAAAAATTATTTAATCAATTTCATTCACTAACTGGTTATCCTATTTCCATTACTGATGTAAATGGCAATACAAGGATAAGAGTCGGCTGGGTAAAAGCTTGTGAGTCATTCCATAGAGTAAATTCTAAATCATGCAAAAATTGCACCGAAAGCGATGTGTACTTAACTCAACCAATTGGCAAATCTGAAATAAGAATTTATAAGTGCAAAAATAATCTTTGGGAAGCTGTTACGCCAATTTACTTAGGGGATAAGCATGTACTGAATCTTTTCTTCGGTCAATTCTTCTTTAATGATGAGGAACTCGATTTATCAATTTTTGAGCAACAGTCAAATCTCTATGGTTTTGATCATGATGAATATTTGAAGGCAGTTAAAGAAATAAGGAGATTTTCAAGAACTGAAGTTGAGGCGGCAATAAAGTTTTATTCAGTGATGGCAGATATTATTTGCTCAACCAGTCTAAGTAATATTAAACTTGCAAAAATCCTTAATGATTTAAAGAACAAAGAAAGTGAACTAATTAGAAGCCGGAATAGATATGAGGGACTCTTTAAAAATTCACCTATCTCTGTTTGGGAGCAGGACTATTCTGAAGTTGTTAAATATGTCCAAGGTATACAAAAAGAAGGTGTTACTGATTTACGCGACTATTTAAAGCAAAACAAAAAATATTTATTAGAATGCACAAAATTGTTGAAAATAGTTGGAGTAAATAATTTTACGTTGAAATTATTTGAAGCAACAACGGAAGAAGAATTGTTCAGCAATTTTAAACGTTTGATTATGCCCAAATCGCTAAATCATTTCGCTGATTCGATTATCAATTTATATGAAGGAAAAAGAAGTTTTGAAGGTGAGCTTGAACTCCGAACCTTAAAGGGGAAAAAGATAAATGTTGAGTATTTTATTGCCGCTACTCCCGGAAGAGAAGGACAGTTAGATTATGTAATTGTAAATATGCTTGATGTAACTGAGAAAAAAGAGACTTTAAATCAACTTGAAGCCGAGAGGAAGCAATTAGAAGTATTTTTTGACACTGCTGTGGATTTACTCTGTATCGCCGACCTTGATGGGAAATTTGTAAGATTAAATAAAGAGTGGGAAAATGTACTTGGTTACAGCATCGAAGAATTGGTAGGAAAGGATTTTTATAGTTTTATTCACCCGGATGATATTGATGCAACCATCAAAGCAACATCGGTACTTAAAGAAGGTGAAATGGTCCTAAATTTTGTGAGCAGATACAGATGCAAGGATAATTCCTACCGCTGGATCGAGTGGAAGTCAATATCAAATAATAACCTTATATATGCAGCCGCGAGAGATATCACCAACTCTTATAATTTCAATATAGAACTGCAAAGAAGTGAATCGAGATATAGAGAGCTATTCGAAACTATGGCACAGGGAGTAATCTATCAAGATGAAAAGGGAAGAATAATAAACGCAAATCCTGCAGCCCAAAAATTATTAGGAATTAAACTTGAGAAAATGATCGCTGATGATATTGTTGAAGAATGGAATAATTTTATTAATCTTGATGGAAGTATTTTATCTCAAGAAGAGCATCCTGCGTTTTTAGCATTGCAGACAGGCAAGCAAGTAACTAATAAAGTTCTTGGGGTTTATAATTCTGAAATTATGGATTGGGTATGGGTAATGGTTAATGCAATTCCGCAATTTAGAGAAGGAGTGGAGAAACCTTATCAGGTATTTTCAACGCTTGATAATATTACTGAGTTGAAGATGGCTCAAGATTCCTTGATGGCAAGTGAAGAGAGATATTCACTTGCTCAGAGGGCAGCACAAATTGGAAGTTGGGATTGGGACATTCTTACAAATGATGTTGGATGGTCAAATGAAATTGAAGGGATGTTCGGTTTTGAACCTGGTGGTTTTGATGGAAGGTTTGAAACATATATTAATTGCATTCATCCCAATGACAGGCCTTTAATGTTAAATTCAATTGATCAAGCAATGAAAGGCGCTGATTTTAATGTTGAGGTAAGAATAGTTTGGCAAAATGGAGAGGTTCATTGGATTAATGGAACTGGTGATGTTGTTTATAATACAGATCATATACCAATCAGAATGCTGGGAATTGTTCAAGACATTACTGCACGTAAGCTTGCAGAAAATGAGGTTAAAGCTAATGAAGAAAAATTTAGACGAATTTTTGAGGATAGCCCATTAGGGTTGATTATTCTATCATCCGATTTCAGCTTTTTGGAAGTAAATTCAGCGTTTAGTAAACTACTTGGTTATTATACTAATGAATTAAGGTCAATCTCTCTCCCCAGCATCATTCATCCGGATGATTTGAATGAGATACTTGCCGGAATTAAACAATTGGGAGAAAGAAAGATTCAGCAGTGCCGCTCTGAACTAAGGTATATTACACGATACGGCGAGATAATATGGGCCAATTTTTCAGTTAGTATTTTGAGGAATAGCGATGGCACATTCCGGTCATTCTTGGCGATGATAAGTGACATCTCTGACAGAAAAAAGGCAGAAGAACTTTTAATTAGCGCAAAAAATGAGGCTGTTCAAAAAAGTAATGAGTTAAAAGAACTTAATGCTACTAAAGATAAATTCTTTTCAATAATCGCACACGACCTTAAGAATCCATTCTTCTATTTGTTGGCTTCAAGCCAATTTATAAAAGAGGAGTTTAATAATCTCGATGAAAATGAAAAATATGAAATTGTCAGCCGGTTCCATGACGGTACTGGCAAAATTTATAAGTTACTAGAAAATTTGCTTCAGTGGTCGAGAATGAAGTTGGATAGAATTGAATTTAAGGTCGAGGATATTACACTCTCTTCTATTATTAAAGAAGAATTAGAAGATTCTGAATTAGGAACCGAGAATAAAAATATTACAATCACTAAAAAATATAATGATGATATTACTTTTAAGGCCGATAGAAATATGTTTAGAACGGTGATTCGAAATCTGATTAGTAATGCAATTAAATTTTCGCACAAAGGTGGTGAAATTATTGTAAGCGCAAAGTCAGAACCAAACTTATTCTCATTCTCAGTGCAAGATTTTGGTGTGGGTATTCCACAGAATAATCTCGAAAAGTTATTCAAAATTGATGGTGAAGTTTCAACAAAAGGAACTAATGATGAGGAAGGTACAGGGCTGGGATTAATTCTCTGCAAGGAATTTATTGATAAACATAATGGAGCAATCAAAGTTGAAAGCGAACCCAAAAAGGGAAGTACATTCACAGTATCAATACCACAAAACTAA
- a CDS encoding AMP-binding protein — MKKQIRLNDVPKIYSIQEMVVRSASVFGPKLALEDLNPTPINKVSFNELLDYILRFGNSLTQCGIKERTHIAIIGENRVQWSIGFLTGLCFNHVIVPIDKNLTTNEIMNIIHESDSEVIIFSGSFASVFAESKNSLKRIKHFICMDETKEDKDFLSMTDMMKNTAPINVQNLPKINNDEIAEIIFTSGSLGRAKGVMLSQKNLASNLVDMVSMLLITEKDKFLSVLPIHHTYECTCGMMCPLYCGASVSYARSLKTIVDDLQKVNATVLLGVPLLYDKMFKRVMKSIKEDKLKSILVPKLVSLSNLIGAIGYKEIKKKIFHELHARFGGSIRLFIAGGAAPDPLVAKGLREFGFHFVQGYGLTETSPILALNNIENFKDDAAGIPLPRVEIKINNPDENGSGEIFAKGPNIMLGYYKNEKATKDTFEGDWFKTGDIGFFDQDGFLHINGRKKNVIISKSGKNVFPEEIEDILVRSPFILECIVYGEEDSKQDEIIAAQIVVDAEAFIEMAELKKIQITEELMHNTIAGEIEKTNKQLTGYKQIKKFHIRENEFEKTTTQKIKRYSAQNSRPIE, encoded by the coding sequence ATGAAAAAGCAAATCAGATTAAACGACGTACCAAAAATTTATTCAATTCAAGAAATGGTTGTTAGGTCAGCATCAGTTTTTGGACCTAAGCTGGCGCTTGAGGATCTAAATCCAACACCCATAAACAAAGTCTCATTTAATGAATTGCTCGATTATATACTTCGTTTTGGAAATTCCTTAACTCAATGCGGTATAAAAGAAAGAACTCATATTGCGATAATTGGAGAAAATAGAGTCCAGTGGTCAATTGGATTTTTAACCGGTTTGTGTTTCAATCATGTAATTGTTCCGATCGATAAGAATCTTACTACAAACGAAATAATGAATATAATCCATGAATCTGATTCTGAAGTCATTATATTCTCCGGATCATTCGCGAGTGTTTTCGCTGAAAGTAAAAACTCTTTAAAAAGAATTAAGCATTTTATATGTATGGATGAAACTAAGGAGGATAAAGATTTCCTTAGTATGACTGATATGATGAAAAATACAGCTCCTATTAATGTACAAAATCTTCCAAAAATCAATAATGATGAAATAGCGGAAATTATATTCACCAGTGGATCACTCGGTAGAGCAAAAGGAGTAATGTTATCCCAGAAAAATTTAGCTTCTAATCTTGTTGATATGGTTAGTATGCTTTTAATTACAGAGAAGGATAAATTTTTATCAGTTCTACCTATACATCACACTTATGAATGCACATGCGGAATGATGTGCCCATTGTATTGCGGTGCTTCAGTTTCTTATGCGAGATCACTTAAAACAATTGTTGATGATCTTCAAAAAGTAAATGCTACAGTACTTTTAGGGGTTCCACTTCTTTACGATAAAATGTTTAAAAGAGTAATGAAATCAATCAAAGAGGATAAACTCAAGTCCATACTCGTTCCTAAATTAGTTTCATTAAGTAATTTAATTGGAGCAATTGGTTATAAAGAAATAAAGAAAAAAATATTTCATGAATTGCACGCTCGATTTGGCGGTTCAATTAGGTTGTTTATAGCAGGAGGTGCTGCTCCCGACCCTTTGGTAGCAAAAGGATTAAGAGAATTCGGTTTTCATTTTGTTCAGGGATATGGATTAACTGAAACTTCGCCGATTTTAGCGCTGAATAATATAGAAAATTTTAAAGATGATGCCGCAGGTATTCCGCTTCCCCGCGTTGAAATAAAGATTAATAATCCCGATGAAAATGGCAGCGGTGAAATTTTTGCTAAAGGTCCAAATATTATGCTTGGATATTACAAAAATGAGAAAGCTACAAAAGATACTTTTGAAGGGGATTGGTTCAAAACCGGTGATATTGGATTTTTTGACCAAGATGGATTTCTTCATATAAATGGTAGGAAGAAAAATGTAATTATCTCCAAAAGCGGTAAAAATGTTTTCCCGGAAGAAATAGAGGATATTCTAGTTCGTAGTCCTTTCATTCTTGAATGTATTGTTTACGGAGAAGAAGATTCGAAGCAAGATGAGATAATAGCAGCTCAAATTGTTGTGGATGCTGAAGCATTTATTGAAATGGCGGAATTAAAAAAAATACAAATTACCGAAGAACTAATGCATAATACCATTGCCGGTGAAATTGAAAAAACGAATAAACAATTAACCGGCTATAAACAAATCAAAAAATTCCATATTCGTGAAAATGAATTTGAAAAAACAACAACTCAAAAAATTAAGAGGTACTCGGCACAGAATTCAAGACCAATTGAATAA
- a CDS encoding aminoacyl-histidine dipeptidase yields the protein MNAIESLSPHILWKRFYEISQIPRNSKNEEQIRQYLKSFAEHHGFTFNEDSVGNIVIHVPPTPGKENLPTIVLQSHVDMVCEKNRDTIHDFSKDPIKLVKDGEWIKADGTTLGADNGIGAAASLAVAGEEDFEHGPLELLFTVDEETGLTGANNLQPGFITGKLLLNLDTEEDGAFYVGCAGGMDTAGILPIEFEKINEKLSIYNIFISGLKGGHSGININDGRANAIKLMAHLLKNLKSFEFQIVQFVGGSKRNAIPREAEATILIDAKYESEIREAINEFAINTSLQFRKAEDEIKISIDKKDFADITFKNAFSIHFRDKLINTIIALPHGVVAMSSEIPGLVETSTNLATVVQNENEIIIGTSQRSSIESSKKSIASVVESVLRLAGAKVKVGDGYPGWQPNMKSPLLKKGMQIYRIMFSKEPVIKAVHAGLECGILGDRYPGLDMLSLGPTIEGAHSPDERVNIVDVEKFYRLLKEIIRSI from the coding sequence ATGAACGCAATTGAAAGCCTTTCACCTCACATTCTTTGGAAACGATTTTATGAAATAAGCCAGATACCACGTAATTCAAAAAATGAAGAACAAATCAGACAATACCTAAAAAGTTTTGCAGAACATCATGGTTTTACTTTTAATGAGGATTCGGTTGGTAATATTGTTATACATGTCCCGCCAACTCCTGGTAAAGAAAATTTGCCAACCATTGTGCTTCAAAGTCATGTAGATATGGTATGTGAAAAAAATCGGGATACAATTCATGATTTTTCAAAAGATCCGATAAAATTAGTTAAAGATGGTGAGTGGATAAAAGCTGACGGGACTACACTTGGGGCCGATAATGGCATTGGTGCGGCTGCATCTCTTGCCGTTGCTGGTGAAGAAGATTTTGAACATGGTCCACTTGAATTATTATTTACCGTTGATGAAGAGACCGGATTAACAGGAGCTAATAATTTGCAACCTGGTTTTATCACCGGCAAATTATTACTAAATCTTGACACCGAAGAAGATGGCGCATTTTATGTTGGCTGCGCTGGAGGAATGGATACTGCAGGAATTTTACCCATTGAATTTGAAAAGATTAATGAAAAATTGTCGATCTATAATATTTTCATAAGCGGATTAAAAGGGGGGCATAGCGGCATCAATATTAATGATGGCAGGGCTAATGCTATAAAACTAATGGCACATCTTCTTAAAAATTTAAAGTCGTTCGAATTCCAAATTGTTCAATTTGTGGGCGGTTCTAAAAGAAATGCAATTCCTAGGGAGGCTGAAGCAACTATTCTTATTGATGCCAAATATGAATCCGAGATCCGTGAGGCGATTAATGAGTTCGCGATAAATACATCTCTTCAATTTAGAAAGGCTGAAGATGAAATTAAAATTAGTATCGATAAAAAGGATTTTGCAGATATCACATTTAAAAATGCATTCTCAATACATTTTAGAGATAAATTAATTAATACAATTATTGCCTTGCCTCATGGAGTTGTTGCAATGAGCAGCGAAATTCCTGGATTGGTTGAGACCTCAACAAATTTAGCCACAGTTGTCCAAAACGAAAATGAAATTATTATTGGTACAAGCCAAAGAAGCTCAATAGAATCCTCTAAAAAAAGTATCGCCTCGGTTGTTGAATCGGTATTGAGACTGGCAGGGGCAAAAGTAAAAGTTGGTGATGGCTACCCGGGCTGGCAGCCAAATATGAAATCTCCTCTGCTTAAAAAGGGGATGCAGATTTATAGAATAATGTTTTCAAAAGAACCTGTTATTAAGGCTGTACATGCCGGATTGGAATGCGGTATTTTAGGGGATAGATACCCCGGACTTGATATGCTTTCTTTGGGCCCCACAATCGAGGGAGCTCACTCACCAGACGAAAGAGTTAACATTGTTGATGTTGAAAAATTTTATAGATTGCTTAAAGAAATAATTAGGAGTATTTAA
- the typA gene encoding translational GTPase TypA, producing the protein MDKIRNIGIIAHVDHGKTTLVDYMLKQTGAWRANQQVEKRVMDSNQIEKERGITILAKNCSIKYNDVKINIVDTPGHADFGGEVERTLRMVNGVLLLVDAAEGPLPQTKFVLKKSLDLGLKPIVVINKIDRKDARSHQVLNEVFDLFVSLGAAEEQLDFPYVFAIAKEGIAKYNLEDESNNLVPLLDTILKNVPAPEAETDKPFRMLVSSIDYNDYLGRIGIGRVHSGTLKNGDPIVLVTKNGESISSKISKLYTFDNIKRVEVDEITAGDIGAFAGLEDVDIGDTVCNPSNIEPLPFVAIDEPTLTMNFIVNNSPFAGLEGKYVTTRNLSERLSKELKTNVSLKVEMTDSPDMFRVSGRGELHLAILIENMRREGYELQLSKPQVIMKKILDVLCEPYEHVIIDVPEEYIGVVIEKLGKRKGEMKNMITFNENTRLEFLIPARGLIGYRSEFMTDTRGTGILHHNFHGYEPFKGEIPGRTRGALYSQEEGIASAYAMYKLQERSVFFIEPQTKVYEGMIVGENSRDNDMKVNVCKTKQLTNMRASGADEAIRLEPARILTLEMAIEWINEDEYVEVTPQNIRLRKKYLTELDKKNARLAEKQQINQ; encoded by the coding sequence ATAGATAAAATCAGAAATATTGGTATTATTGCTCACGTTGATCATGGTAAAACTACATTAGTAGATTATATGCTTAAGCAAACTGGTGCTTGGCGCGCAAATCAACAAGTTGAAAAGAGAGTTATGGATTCCAATCAAATTGAAAAAGAAAGAGGAATCACTATTCTCGCAAAAAACTGCAGTATCAAATACAATGATGTAAAGATTAATATTGTCGATACCCCAGGCCACGCCGATTTTGGAGGCGAAGTTGAGAGAACATTAAGAATGGTTAATGGAGTGCTTTTATTGGTTGACGCGGCTGAAGGTCCTCTTCCTCAAACAAAGTTTGTGTTAAAAAAATCATTGGATCTTGGGTTAAAACCAATTGTTGTTATAAACAAAATTGATAGAAAAGACGCTAGGTCGCATCAAGTATTAAATGAGGTTTTTGATTTATTCGTAAGTTTAGGCGCCGCAGAGGAACAACTTGATTTCCCATATGTATTCGCGATTGCTAAAGAGGGAATAGCAAAATATAATTTAGAGGATGAATCGAATAACTTAGTACCTCTTCTTGATACCATCTTAAAAAACGTTCCGGCTCCGGAAGCTGAAACAGATAAACCTTTCAGAATGCTGGTTTCATCAATTGATTATAATGATTATTTAGGAAGAATTGGTATTGGCAGAGTTCATTCTGGTACTCTTAAAAATGGGGACCCGATTGTACTTGTTACAAAGAATGGGGAAAGTATTTCTTCAAAGATTTCAAAACTTTATACATTCGATAATATTAAAAGAGTGGAAGTTGATGAAATTACTGCAGGTGATATTGGTGCATTTGCCGGTTTGGAAGATGTAGATATTGGAGATACAGTTTGTAATCCAAGCAATATAGAACCGCTTCCATTTGTTGCTATTGATGAGCCCACATTGACAATGAATTTTATAGTTAATAATTCTCCTTTTGCCGGATTAGAGGGAAAATATGTTACAACTAGAAATTTAAGCGAACGCCTCTCAAAAGAACTTAAAACCAATGTGAGTTTAAAAGTTGAAATGACAGATTCTCCTGATATGTTCAGAGTAAGCGGCAGAGGAGAGTTGCATCTTGCGATCTTAATAGAAAATATGAGACGTGAAGGTTATGAATTACAATTGAGCAAACCTCAAGTAATTATGAAAAAGATTTTAGATGTTTTGTGCGAGCCCTATGAGCATGTAATTATTGATGTGCCTGAAGAATATATTGGAGTTGTAATTGAAAAATTAGGTAAACGAAAAGGTGAAATGAAAAATATGATCACCTTTAATGAAAATACAAGACTCGAGTTTTTGATCCCCGCACGAGGCTTAATTGGGTATAGATCGGAATTTATGACTGACACCCGCGGTACCGGTATTTTACATCACAACTTTCATGGGTATGAACCCTTTAAGGGAGAAATTCCCGGAAGGACAAGAGGAGCTTTATATTCTCAAGAAGAGGGAATTGCTTCGGCTTACGCTATGTATAAACTGCAGGAACGATCGGTGTTTTTTATTGAACCTCAAACCAAAGTTTATGAAGGAATGATTGTTGGGGAAAACTCACGCGACAATGATATGAAGGTTAATGTTTGCAAAACCAAGCAGTTAACAAATATGCGCGCTTCGGGTGCGGATGAAGCTATTAGACTTGAACCGGCTAGAATTTTAACTTTAGAAATGGCTATTGAATGGATTAATGAGGATGAATATGTTGAGGTTACTCCACAAAATATTCGATTAAGAAAAAAATACCTAACCGAACTCGATAAAAAAAATGCTAGATTAGCAGAAAAACAACAAATTAATCAATAA